A portion of the Gossypium arboreum isolate Shixiya-1 chromosome 8, ASM2569848v2, whole genome shotgun sequence genome contains these proteins:
- the LOC108450626 gene encoding histone H2AX-like, protein MSSAAATTTKGGRGKSKAKAVSRSSKAGLQFPVGRVARFLKKGRYAERVGSGSPVYLSAVLEYLAAEVLELAGNAARDNKKNRIIPRHIQLAVRNDEELSKLLGGVTIANGGVLPNIHQNLLPKKASKGKGEIGSVSQEF, encoded by the exons ATGAGCTCCGCGGCAGCAACAACCACCAAAGGAGGCCGGGGCAAGTCAAAGGCTAAAGCCGTTTCCCGATCCAGCAAAGCCGGACTCCAATTCCCCGTCGGTCGAGTTGCACGTTTTCTCAAGAAAGGACGATACGCCGAGCGCGTCGGATCTGGATCCCCTGTCTATCTCTCTGCCGTTCTCGAGTATCTAGCTGCTGAG GTTTTGGAATTGGCTGGAAATGCAGCAAGGGACAACAAGAAGAACAGAATCATTCCAAGGCACATTCAGTTGGCTGTGAGGAACGACGAAGAACTGAGCAAGCTGTTGGGAGGTGTGACGATTGCAAATGGTGGAGTTTTGCCAAACATTCATCAGAATCTGCTGCCAAAGAAGGCTTCGAAAGGGAAGGGCGAGATTGGATCTGTTTCTCAAGAATTTTAG
- the LOC108453834 gene encoding pentatricopeptide repeat-containing protein At2g30780 — translation MKRVLKISDAAAAQSEKLLLNLHRHPSKPKSLISLSSATPRSSLFRFYGDTVAPATHAPLPNKVPVNVISLFIEKLSLADSQRRPKQELMQKVFQLRMELVNGVYSSGEVVQILEGRGDWLLGCYEYQGGVPARTKETDDRAFSELLKNLCSWPNLALEVFNWRRRKIEQGYPMTSEEYASGITIAGRIENVDLAVELFSEADSKRLKTTSTYNALMSAYMFNGLIDKCQLVFRNLKKEPYCSPSIVTYNILISVFGRLMLIDHMEAAFQEIQHLNLFPNVSTYNNLIAAYVTAWMWDRMERTFHLMKAGPVKPDIDTHLLMLRGYAHSGKLDQMEETYQMLKHQVDVKTPLIRAMICAYCKSSVKDRTKKVEELLRLIPEDEYRPWLHVLLIRLYAQENNLENMEKFIDEAFELKASVFTVPVMRCIISTYFRYNSVDKLASFIKRAECAGWRICRSLYHCKMVMYGLQMRLEEMENVLNEMNNVRINHTKKTFLILYKAYLMCGKRHKVETVVGLMCKRGYQIPLETFLS, via the exons ATGAAGCGCGTTCTAAAAATCTCAGACGCTGCAGCAGCCCAATCGGAGAAGCTGCTATTGAATCTCCACAGGCACCCTTCGAAACCCAAATCTTTAATCTCACTTTCGAGTGCTACTCCAAGATCCTCCCTTTTCAGATTTTATGGAGACACTGTTGCCCCTGCCACGCATGCTCCCCTGCCCAATAAAGTCCCCGTTAATGTTATCAGCTTGTTCATTGAAAAGCTTTCTCTGGCAGACTCCCAACGCCGCCCCAAACAGGAATTGATGCAGAAAGTGTTTCAGCTCAGAATGGAATTGGTTAACGGTGTTTATTCTTCAGGGGAAGTGGTCCAGATTTTGGAGGGGAGAGGTGATTGGTTACTTGGGTGTTATGAATATCAGGGTGGTGTGCCTGCGCGTACCAAAGAAACCGATGACCGTGCTTTTTCAGAGTTATTGAAAAATCTGTGTTCTTGGCCTAATTTGGCATTGGAG GTATTTAATTGGAGGAGAAGAAAGATAGAACAAGGTTATCCCATGACGTCGGAAGAATATGCTAGTGGCATCACTATTGCTGGTAGGATTGAGAATGTAGATCTTGCTGTTGAGCTCTTTTCCGAGGCTGATAGTAAGCGGCTCAAGACAACTTCTACCTACAATGCGTTAATGAGTGCCTATATGTTCAATGGTCTCATTGACAAATGCCAATTAGTGTTTCGGAATCTAAAAAAAGAACCGTATTGTAGTCCCTCAATTGTAACTTATAACATTCTTATATCAGTCTTTGGTCGTTTGATGCTGATTGATCACATGGAGGCAGCATTTCAGGAGATTCAACATTTAAATCTCTTCCCTAATGTAAGTACCTATAACAATTTAATTGCTGCATATGTGACTGCTTGGATGTGGGATCGGATGGAAAGAACTTTCCATTTGATGAAGGCTGGACCAGTTAAGCCTGATATTGATACTCacttgcttatgcttcgaggatATGCACACTCAGGGAAATTGGATCAAATGGAAGAGACATACCAAATGTTAAAGCATCAGGTGGATGTCAAAACCCCATTGATCAGAGCCATGATATGTGCATATTGCAAGAGTTCAGTCAAGGATAGGACTAAAAAGGTTGAGGAACTGTTAAGGCTAATTCCAGAAGATGAATACAGGCCTTGGTTACATGTGTTGTTGATTAGACTTTATGCTCAGGAGAATAATTTAGAGAATATGGAGAAGTTTATTGACGAGGCTTTTGAGCTCAAGGCCTCTGTATTTACTGTTCCTGTAATGCGTTGCATTATCAGTACTTATTTCCGTTACAATTCAGTGGACAAACTGGCAAGTTTTATAAAGCGCGCAGAATGTGCTGGATGGAGAATCTGCAGGTCTTTGTATCATTGCAAAATGGTCATGTATGGCTTACAGATGCGCTTGGAAGAAATGGAGAATGTCCTTAATGAGATGAATAATGTCCGCATCAATCACACTAAAAAGACATTTCTCATATTGTACAAGGCATACTTAATGTGTGGTAAAAGACATAAGGTTGAGACTGTAGTGGGATTGATGTGCAAACGTGGCTATCAAATTCCGTTGGAAACATTTCTTTCATAA